Proteins found in one Pectobacterium atrosepticum genomic segment:
- a CDS encoding fumarate hydratase, with protein sequence MSNKPFYYQDPFPLSKDDTEYRLLSSDFVSVAQFEGQDILKVEPAALTLLAQQAFHDASFMLRPAHQQQVADILHDPEASENDKYVALQFLRNSEISAKGILPTCQDTGTAIIVGKKGQNVWTGGNDAEALSQGVYNTFIEDNLRYSQNAALDMYQEVNTGTNLPAQIDLYSTEGEDYKFLFVTKGGGSANKTYLYQETKALLTPGKLKSFLIEKMRSLGTAACPPYHIAFAIGGTSAETTLKTVKLASTKYYDELPTEGNEHGQAFRDVALEQEILEAARDLGLGAQFGGKYFAHDVRIIRLPRHGASCPVGMGVSCSADRNIKGKINRKGVWLEQLEQNPGKYIPEHLRETGEGDAVKIDLNRPMTEILKTLSQYPVSTRLSLTGTIIVGRDIAHAKLKERLDNGEGLPQYIKDHPIYYAGPAKTPEGYPSGSLGPTTAGRMDSYVDLLQANGGSMVMLAKGNRSQQVTDACHKHGGFYLGSIGGPAAILAQNSIKSLTCIEYPELGMEAIWKIEVEDFPAFILVDDKGNDFFQVIQSAKCVKCG encoded by the coding sequence ATGTCGAATAAACCCTTCTATTACCAAGATCCTTTTCCACTCAGTAAAGATGACACCGAATATCGCCTGCTGAGCAGCGACTTTGTCTCTGTCGCGCAATTTGAAGGTCAGGACATCCTGAAAGTCGAGCCAGCGGCGTTGACCCTTCTGGCCCAGCAAGCCTTCCACGATGCTTCTTTCATGCTCCGCCCCGCTCATCAGCAGCAAGTTGCCGATATTCTCCATGACCCAGAAGCCAGCGAAAACGATAAATACGTTGCTCTGCAATTCCTGCGCAACTCAGAAATTTCCGCCAAGGGCATTCTGCCGACCTGTCAGGATACCGGTACCGCGATTATCGTGGGTAAAAAAGGCCAGAACGTGTGGACCGGCGGTAACGATGCCGAAGCGCTGTCTCAGGGTGTGTACAACACGTTCATTGAAGACAACTTGCGTTACTCGCAGAACGCTGCGCTGGATATGTACCAAGAGGTCAACACTGGCACCAACCTGCCTGCGCAGATTGATCTCTACAGTACCGAGGGCGAAGATTATAAATTCCTGTTCGTCACCAAAGGCGGCGGTTCTGCTAACAAGACCTACTTGTATCAGGAAACCAAAGCGCTGCTGACGCCGGGTAAACTGAAGAGCTTCCTGATCGAGAAAATGCGTTCATTGGGCACGGCGGCCTGCCCGCCATACCACATCGCGTTTGCTATTGGCGGTACCTCGGCAGAAACCACGCTGAAAACCGTTAAATTGGCTTCGACCAAGTACTATGACGAACTGCCGACCGAAGGCAACGAGCACGGTCAGGCGTTCCGCGATGTCGCACTGGAGCAGGAGATTCTGGAAGCGGCACGCGATCTGGGTCTGGGGGCGCAGTTCGGCGGTAAATATTTCGCGCACGATGTGCGGATTATCCGCTTGCCGCGCCACGGCGCATCTTGTCCGGTCGGGATGGGCGTATCCTGTTCCGCTGACCGTAACATCAAAGGCAAGATCAACCGCAAGGGCGTCTGGCTGGAGCAGTTAGAGCAGAATCCGGGCAAATATATCCCTGAGCATCTGCGTGAAACAGGCGAAGGCGATGCGGTTAAAATCGACCTGAACCGCCCAATGACCGAGATCCTGAAGACGCTGTCGCAGTATCCGGTGTCCACCCGCCTTTCCCTGACTGGCACTATCATCGTGGGTCGTGATATTGCTCACGCCAAGCTGAAAGAGCGTCTGGATAACGGTGAAGGTCTGCCGCAATACATTAAAGATCACCCGATCTACTACGCAGGCCCAGCGAAAACACCGGAAGGTTATCCATCGGGTTCATTAGGCCCAACCACCGCTGGCCGCATGGATTCCTATGTCGATTTACTGCAAGCCAACGGCGGCAGCATGGTCATGCTGGCAAAAGGCAACCGTAGCCAACAAGTCACCGACGCATGCCATAAACATGGCGGTTTCTACCTCGGCAGCATCGGCGGCCCGGCAGCGATTCTGGCGCAAAACAGCATCAAGAGCCTGACCTGCATCGAGTACCCAGAACTGGGTATGGAAGCCATCTGGAAAATCGAAGTAGAAGATTTCCCTGCCTTTATTCTGGTCGATGATAAAGGCAACGATTTCTTCCAGGTGATTCAGAGCGCCAAATGCGTGAAATGCGGTTAA